The following proteins are encoded in a genomic region of Bernardetia sp. MNP-M8:
- a CDS encoding choice-of-anchor D domain-containing protein: MKKIILLLFLFVLFISNNLTAQSNALNFDGTDDFVEMHSDFSIPTAFSSFLTIEFWVKTSGTEQTIMSKEGVFNIHTTDEGKLGLAMEIDGEGSYFIESNNVIADGNWHHISITKKGSSVYEFTLWVDGIPQSDREITFNDFVQTSNTFFLGKDDSAVDPLDSFEGELDELRIWDISRSCDAIYSNINNEIDPLSESFLIAYYTFNQGTPEGDNSITPAVDNLIDYSANNREGILTNFALSGTTSNWVTGNSIITGITPNSSPKLFLSGNSLYIPEGNTPIEESYTDFGTVNGIAFGYYTIQNLGVNDLTINNITINDGGTGQFILTSPTISTPPIDILASCSNFLSLDIEFTPINGNYGEQTAIVTIESNDGGITNTYSFNIKAIATPQIRISDDVGIISSGSSTVDFGTINRCNTITKTFTIENIRGSALELSGNVEISGDTYFEVTSQPTISVIDGVAQATFTISYTPTEAAQQRATVAIYSNDEDTNPFMFQVQGTGNTGTYPNYDWIEAEQSFSTSTTPFYDLKIAQDGSPYVAFQNASGTTSVRKYNGTNWLDVAGTEISSDIAINQSMVITREGTIYVAYNNSVAEVIVMEFDGTTWTNISDGGAFISSSSSSLQLALDKEEDLFLAYQDNSIKAQVVKYDDQQWENIGGDASDGQANFISLAINNNGNPVIAFRDFNNGLKTSVREYNGDGGWGYIGSPGFSSQTSTMQSISIDKNNYIYVAYNESGATKVAFYEGVWIEIGSSLPTLNSIVGNLLVDLEATPYLTLIENVGSTNDVRVKKYNGSDWTNLAINTGTSTSSPVIDFNTNGVLHIAYQDNIDNTGTLKKYIPNYSEINVQGNSTDIVNGDTSPSTTDDTDFGSISTNLAKTYTIINDGGTPLNITSIAISGTNAGDFAISSTPTSIANSDSEDFIITFTPTNFGTRNATVIINTDNCETPSYTFDIQGTGLKPDIFVKEQDSDTEVINGSSAMSGGNTDFGSVEECSNNSLDKTFVIRNDGNADLTISSITTDNIQFAVTSSISSIISGSEATFVVTFDPENIGTQTAMIQISTNDPDEEPYTFQVIAEGLDDTEVPTVINPANQTVSVNTSSCTFDNDIASSPIQNVSATDNCNGTLIYNYFINGQTVNDLTNQVFNLGVTTVIYTVSDGTNINNDPSNTFTVTVIDPVEINVQGNNITISNNDVTPSPSDDTDFGDVGISSTKTVTYNIQNTGTEDLNISSIGFLNTVLGFETDVISPFTISAGSSQTFDVRFTPLTIDSYTNTIVISSNDCEDGTYSFDIQGQGVVGQEINLTGNGTTIADGDITPDPSDHTIFPTTLTCGSASSTRTYTIESIGSTDLTIDNITLNTSTGDFTLSNLPTDFPSNPIVLAPTQSYSFDVVFNPSVTGSQIALVNIENNDIDENPYNFNIQAEGINDTQAPSLVAMQDFTRNTNPTDCFYTNQTTSTTQQIPNGTASDNCRVSAYNYLLSGATLGSLNSLENVEFNTGITTITWTASDENGNTASPNTFTITVVDNKIPSIEAPSSISINADLYTCTADSTGLDIGNPIVSDNCLVRIFNDAPALFPLGETTVIWTAIDSAGNTATDEQVVTIIEQFFVSPSDSLILVDIYNQTGGQNWVTSWDLTTPVSTWNGIEIGCGQIISIDLSNNNLVGTLPTSILGLSQINAPSFSLKIQGNRLSFGSSENFVGQIPNFTYSPQAKIYSPTTEIISEGESITFNSATEGDFTFYQWYKDQTPINGANAETFTITNAIPSDAGVYFCTIKNSVSNQLTLERHSIKLIVEGFLNETDSLALVAIFNETGGNTTWNRKWNLTNPVATWEGVTLSGNKLTELDLSSRNMIGTLPDVFDAELFSELRYLSFFDNDLEGQIPSTIGNMTTLTYLDLDKNNFEGAVPASFGNLINLQALWLSRNNLDELPDEIGSLAKVRNLYLNENNFAAIPETIGNLSELLVLNISDNDLKELPNSITNLAKLIQLYANQNFISVLPTGIENLNSLVTFEININNLNSLDIGLLQLNNLKELRVAENELEFDDLLPFANSNFNVFDYAPQAPINEEMDILALPNSSVFFTIQTQGNGNIYQWLKDGNPISTLQNFTLNQVQNTDRGIYTALITNPNLADLTLKRRSVSLNIECQSGLSFEIKQPLQTVFCQEQPFGIKLTINADFTANNQIRWRKDGIVLAFANEKTYIVTQAGTYTAEVLTANGCTALSNKIEITTLPNPEVSILLINEKVLESTINSQETVTYQWLKDGNPIENGFESSYTPTQTGEYSLLVLTESGCSSVSEIIIFTDITTGIEEPKELQDLVLFPNPNNGSFFIDFGTNTPNGDSKFILIDAIGRIINVKTEQISSTRYKAKTNNLAGGIYYLQIQTKDGITFRKFVIEE; encoded by the coding sequence ATGAAAAAAATTATTCTCTTACTTTTTTTGTTTGTTCTATTTATATCAAACAATCTAACAGCTCAAAGTAATGCCTTAAATTTTGATGGAACAGATGATTTTGTAGAGATGCATAGTGATTTCTCTATCCCTACAGCTTTTAGTAGTTTTCTTACAATTGAGTTTTGGGTAAAAACAAGTGGTACAGAACAGACTATTATGTCTAAAGAAGGAGTATTTAATATACATACTACTGATGAGGGAAAGTTAGGTCTTGCTATGGAAATTGATGGAGAAGGCTCTTATTTCATAGAAAGTAATAATGTTATTGCAGATGGCAATTGGCATCATATATCAATTACAAAAAAAGGCTCTTCAGTCTATGAATTTACCCTTTGGGTAGATGGAATCCCACAATCTGATAGAGAAATTACATTTAATGATTTTGTACAAACTTCAAATACATTTTTTTTAGGAAAAGATGATTCTGCTGTTGATCCTTTAGATTCATTTGAAGGAGAATTAGATGAACTACGCATTTGGGATATATCACGCTCTTGTGATGCTATTTATTCTAACATAAATAATGAGATTGATCCTCTTTCAGAATCTTTCTTAATAGCATATTATACTTTTAATCAAGGAACACCAGAAGGAGATAACAGCATAACACCAGCAGTAGATAATCTTATAGATTACTCGGCTAATAATAGAGAAGGAATATTAACTAACTTTGCATTAAGTGGAACAACCTCAAACTGGGTAACAGGAAATTCTATCATAACTGGAATAACTCCTAACAGTAGCCCTAAATTATTTCTTTCAGGTAATAGTCTGTATATACCAGAGGGAAATACGCCTATTGAAGAAAGCTATACAGATTTTGGGACAGTAAATGGAATAGCATTTGGATATTATACTATTCAAAATTTGGGTGTAAATGATTTAACTATTAATAATATTACTATTAATGATGGAGGAACAGGGCAGTTTATTCTTACTTCTCCCACTATATCTACTCCTCCCATAGATATTCTTGCTAGTTGTAGCAATTTTCTGTCTCTAGATATAGAGTTTACCCCTATTAACGGAAATTATGGAGAGCAAACAGCTATTGTAACCATAGAAAGCAATGACGGAGGAATAACTAACACTTATTCCTTCAATATAAAAGCAATAGCTACTCCACAAATAAGAATTTCTGATGATGTAGGTATTATTTCAAGTGGCTCATCAACAGTAGATTTTGGAACAATAAATAGATGTAATACAATTACAAAAACATTTACAATAGAAAATATTAGAGGCTCAGCTCTTGAGTTAAGTGGAAATGTAGAAATATCTGGAGATACTTACTTTGAAGTTACAAGTCAGCCTACTATATCTGTTATTGATGGTGTGGCACAGGCAACATTCACAATTTCTTACACACCTACTGAAGCAGCTCAACAAAGAGCTACAGTAGCTATTTATAGTAATGATGAAGATACAAATCCTTTTATGTTCCAAGTACAAGGAACAGGAAACACAGGTACTTATCCCAATTACGACTGGATAGAAGCAGAACAGAGTTTTTCTACTAGCACTACTCCTTTTTATGACTTGAAAATAGCACAAGATGGAAGTCCCTATGTAGCTTTTCAAAATGCAAGTGGAACAACAAGTGTCAGAAAATACAATGGCACTAACTGGCTAGACGTAGCAGGAACAGAAATTTCTTCTGATATTGCTATTAATCAAAGTATGGTTATCACTAGAGAGGGAACTATTTATGTGGCTTATAATAATTCTGTAGCAGAAGTAATTGTAATGGAATTTGATGGAACTACTTGGACAAATATAAGTGATGGAGGTGCTTTTATTAGCTCTAGTTCTAGTTCGTTACAACTTGCATTAGACAAAGAAGAAGATTTATTCCTAGCCTATCAAGATAATAGCATAAAAGCACAAGTAGTTAAATATGATGACCAACAGTGGGAAAATATAGGTGGAGATGCTTCGGATGGACAAGCAAATTTTATTAGTCTAGCTATAAATAATAATGGAAACCCTGTTATTGCATTTAGAGATTTCAATAATGGATTAAAAACTTCTGTAAGAGAATACAATGGAGATGGAGGTTGGGGATACATAGGAAGTCCAGGTTTTTCTTCACAAACATCAACCATGCAAAGTATAAGTATTGATAAAAACAACTATATTTATGTAGCTTACAATGAATCAGGAGCTACAAAAGTGGCATTTTATGAAGGAGTATGGATTGAAATTGGTTCTTCTTTACCTACTTTAAATTCTATTGTCGGAAATCTGCTAGTAGATTTAGAAGCAACCCCCTATTTAACTCTTATAGAAAATGTAGGTTCTACAAATGATGTTCGTGTAAAAAAATATAATGGCTCAGACTGGACAAACCTTGCTATTAACACAGGAACATCAACTAGCTCTCCTGTAATTGATTTTAATACAAATGGAGTTTTACATATTGCCTATCAAGATAATATAGATAATACAGGAACACTCAAAAAATATATTCCTAATTATTCAGAAATAAATGTACAAGGAAATAGTACAGATATAGTAAATGGAGATACTTCACCTTCTACTACCGATGATACAGACTTTGGAAGTATTTCTACTAATTTAGCAAAAACATATACTATTATTAATGATGGAGGCACACCATTAAATATTACTTCTATTGCTATTAGTGGAACAAATGCAGGAGATTTTGCAATAAGTTCTACTCCTACCTCTATAGCTAATTCTGATAGTGAAGATTTTATAATTACTTTCACACCTACCAACTTTGGAACTCGTAATGCGACTGTTATCATAAATACAGATAATTGTGAAACGCCTTCTTACACATTTGATATTCAAGGTACAGGACTAAAACCAGATATTTTTGTAAAAGAGCAAGACTCTGATACAGAAGTAATAAATGGCAGTAGTGCTATGAGTGGAGGAAATACAGATTTTGGAAGTGTAGAAGAATGTAGCAATAATTCCCTTGATAAAACATTTGTAATACGAAATGATGGAAATGCAGATTTGACAATTAGTAGTATAACAACAGATAATATACAGTTTGCAGTAACTTCTTCTATATCTTCCATTATAAGTGGAAGTGAGGCAACTTTTGTAGTAACATTTGACCCAGAAAATATAGGTACACAAACGGCAATGATACAGATAAGCACTAATGACCCTGATGAAGAACCTTATACTTTTCAAGTAATAGCAGAAGGGTTAGATGACACAGAAGTACCTACTGTAATTAATCCAGCAAACCAAACTGTAAGTGTAAATACATCTAGTTGTACATTTGATAATGATATTGCTTCTAGTCCAATTCAAAATGTATCAGCAACAGATAATTGTAACGGAACACTTATTTATAATTATTTTATTAATGGACAAACAGTAAATGATTTAACTAACCAAGTATTTAATCTAGGAGTAACAACTGTAATCTATACAGTAAGTGATGGAACAAATATAAATAATGATCCTTCTAATACTTTCACAGTAACTGTCATTGACCCTGTCGAAATAAATGTACAAGGTAATAATATCACAATCTCAAATAATGATGTTACTCCTAGTCCAAGTGATGATACAGACTTTGGAGATGTAGGGATTTCTTCTACAAAAACAGTAACTTATAACATTCAAAATACAGGAACAGAAGATTTGAATATTTCTTCTATTGGCTTTCTAAACACAGTTTTGGGTTTTGAAACAGATGTTATTTCTCCTTTTACTATTTCAGCAGGAAGTTCCCAAACTTTTGATGTTAGATTTACCCCACTTACCATAGATTCATACACCAATACTATAGTAATAAGTAGTAATGACTGTGAAGACGGAACATATAGTTTTGACATACAAGGACAGGGAGTAGTAGGACAAGAAATAAATCTAACAGGAAACGGAACTACCATCGCAGATGGAGATATTACACCAGACCCAAGCGACCATACTATTTTCCCTACTACCCTAACTTGTGGAAGTGCTTCTTCTACTCGTACCTATACTATTGAGAGTATTGGTTCAACGGATTTAACGATAGATAATATAACTTTAAATACTTCTACTGGAGACTTTACATTATCTAATTTGCCTACTGATTTTCCTTCTAACCCTATTGTTCTTGCTCCTACCCAAAGCTACTCTTTTGATGTAGTTTTTAATCCTTCAGTTACAGGAAGTCAAATAGCTCTCGTTAATATAGAGAATAATGACATTGATGAAAACCCTTATAACTTTAACATTCAAGCAGAAGGCATAAACGATACACAAGCACCTAGCTTGGTAGCTATGCAAGACTTCACTAGAAATACTAATCCAACAGATTGTTTCTATACTAATCAAACTACATCTACGACACAGCAAATTCCGAATGGAACAGCAAGCGATAACTGTAGAGTTTCTGCCTATAATTATTTATTGAGCGGTGCTACATTGGGTAGTCTAAATTCATTAGAAAATGTTGAATTTAATACAGGAATCACAACTATTACTTGGACAGCAAGCGATGAAAATGGAAATACAGCAAGTCCAAATACATTTACTATTACAGTAGTAGATAACAAAATTCCTAGTATTGAAGCTCCTTCTTCTATCTCAATAAATGCCGATTTATATACTTGTACGGCTGATAGCACAGGATTAGATATTGGAAACCCTATCGTTTCGGATAACTGTTTGGTTAGAATTTTCAATGATGCACCTGCATTATTTCCTCTTGGAGAAACAACTGTAATTTGGACTGCCATAGATTCGGCAGGAAATACAGCAACTGATGAGCAAGTAGTTACGATTATAGAGCAATTCTTTGTTTCTCCTTCTGATTCACTTATTTTGGTAGATATTTATAATCAAACAGGTGGACAAAATTGGGTTACTAGTTGGGATTTGACTACGCCAGTTTCTACTTGGAATGGTATAGAAATAGGTTGTGGACAAATAATTTCAATTGATTTATCAAATAATAATTTGGTAGGAACACTTCCAACTTCTATTCTTGGTTTATCTCAAATCAATGCTCCTAGTTTTTCTCTCAAAATACAAGGAAATAGACTTAGTTTTGGTTCATCAGAAAACTTTGTTGGTCAGATTCCAAATTTCACCTATTCGCCACAAGCCAAAATTTATTCTCCTACTACAGAAATTATTTCAGAAGGAGAGTCTATTACTTTCAATTCTGCTACAGAAGGAGATTTTACTTTTTATCAATGGTATAAAGACCAAACCCCTATAAATGGAGCAAACGCTGAAACATTTACCATCACAAATGCAATTCCTTCAGATGCAGGAGTATATTTTTGTACAATAAAAAATTCAGTATCTAATCAGCTTACTTTAGAACGTCATTCAATTAAACTAATTGTTGAAGGATTTTTAAATGAAACTGATTCACTTGCCTTAGTAGCCATTTTTAATGAAACAGGTGGAAACACAACTTGGAATAGAAAATGGAATTTGACAAACCCTGTCGCTACATGGGAAGGCGTAACACTTTCAGGAAATAAACTGACTGAACTTGATTTGTCTTCTCGTAATATGATAGGAACATTGCCTGATGTTTTTGATGCTGAATTATTTTCAGAACTTCGTTATTTGAGCTTTTTTGATAACGATTTAGAGGGACAAATACCTTCAACTATTGGAAATATGACAACACTGACTTATTTAGACTTAGATAAAAACAACTTTGAAGGTGCTGTTCCTGCTTCTTTTGGTAATCTAATAAATCTTCAAGCTCTTTGGTTGTCAAGAAATAATTTGGATGAATTGCCTGACGAAATTGGAAGTTTAGCAAAAGTGAGAAACTTATACCTCAACGAAAATAATTTTGCTGCAATTCCAGAGACAATAGGAAATTTGAGTGAACTTTTGGTCTTGAATATAAGTGATAATGACCTTAAAGAATTACCAAATTCAATTACAAATCTTGCAAAACTAATTCAGCTTTATGCTAATCAAAATTTTATTAGTGTTCTTCCTACAGGAATAGAAAATCTCAATTCTTTAGTAACTTTTGAGATAAATATAAATAATCTAAATTCACTTGATATAGGCTTGTTACAACTCAATAATTTGAAAGAATTAAGAGTAGCTGAGAATGAATTAGAATTTGATGATTTATTACCTTTTGCAAACTCTAACTTTAATGTATTTGATTATGCGCCTCAAGCTCCTATTAATGAGGAAATGGATATTTTAGCTCTTCCCAATTCTTCTGTTTTCTTTACCATTCAAACACAAGGAAACGGAAATATATATCAATGGTTGAAAGATGGAAATCCTATTTCTACACTTCAAAATTTCACATTAAATCAAGTCCAAAATACGGATAGAGGAATTTATACAGCTTTGATTACAAATCCTAATTTAGCAGATTTAACCTTGAAACGTCGTTCTGTTAGCCTAAATATAGAATGTCAGTCAGGCTTAAGTTTTGAAATAAAACAACCTTTACAAACTGTATTCTGTCAAGAACAACCTTTTGGTATCAAACTAACAATCAATG